The Sporomusaceae bacterium genome window below encodes:
- the ald gene encoding alanine dehydrogenase yields the protein MLIGVAKEIKNNENRVALTHAGAATLVAAGHDVMVEAGAGLGSGISDAAYEKAGARIIADKRRLFDDAEMIMKVKEPLAAEYDLFHAGQILFTYLHLAPEPALTKALLDKKVVGIAYETIEGPNRSLPLLTPMSEVAGRMSVQIGAQFLEKPEGGKGILLGGVPGVEPAQVVIVGGGIVGTNAAKIAVGMGARVTVIDRSTERLNYLDDLFSGRVVTIMSNSYNIACWARKADLLIGAVLLPGAKAPKLVSEEMVKTMEPGSVIVDVAIDQGGSVATIDRVTTHSEPTYVKHGVVHYAVANMPGAVARTSTFALTNATLGYALQIANNGYRQAVMDNAGLAKGVNVVNGKVTYQAVADALGLGYTPLAEAL from the coding sequence ATGCTTATCGGAGTTGCAAAGGAAATCAAGAATAATGAAAATCGGGTGGCCCTTACCCATGCCGGCGCGGCGACGCTTGTGGCCGCCGGTCACGACGTGATGGTGGAGGCCGGCGCCGGCCTCGGCAGCGGCATCAGCGATGCGGCCTACGAGAAGGCGGGCGCCCGGATTATCGCCGATAAACGCCGGCTGTTCGACGACGCCGAGATGATTATGAAGGTCAAGGAGCCGTTGGCGGCGGAATACGACCTCTTCCACGCCGGGCAGATCCTGTTCACTTATCTGCATCTGGCGCCCGAGCCCGCCCTGACCAAGGCGCTCCTCGACAAGAAGGTCGTCGGCATCGCCTACGAGACGATCGAAGGCCCCAACAGGTCGCTGCCGCTGCTGACGCCGATGAGCGAAGTGGCCGGCAGGATGTCGGTGCAGATCGGCGCCCAGTTCCTCGAAAAGCCGGAAGGCGGCAAGGGCATCCTGCTCGGCGGCGTGCCGGGCGTGGAACCTGCCCAGGTGGTCATCGTCGGCGGCGGCATCGTCGGCACCAACGCCGCCAAAATCGCGGTGGGCATGGGCGCGAGGGTCACGGTGATCGACCGCTCGACCGAGCGGCTGAATTATCTCGACGACCTGTTCAGCGGCCGCGTGGTGACGATTATGTCCAACAGCTATAATATCGCCTGCTGGGCCCGCAAGGCCGACCTGCTCATCGGCGCCGTGCTGCTGCCGGGGGCCAAGGCGCCCAAGCTGGTCAGCGAGGAAATGGTCAAGACAATGGAACCGGGCTCGGTGATTGTCGATGTCGCGATCGACCAGGGAGGTTCGGTGGCGACCATCGACCGCGTAACCACCCACAGCGAGCCGACGTATGTCAAGCACGGCGTGGTTCACTACGCGGTTGCCAATATGCCGGGCGCGGTGGCCCGCACGTCGACGTTCGCGCTCACAAACGCGACGCTCGGATATGCGCTGCAGATCGCCAACAACGGTTACCGGCAGGCAGTCATGGATAACGCCGGCCTGGCCAAGGGCGTCAATGTCGTGAACGGCAAGGTCACGTATCAGGCGGTGGCGGACGCGCTGGGGCTGGGGTATACGCCGCTGGCCGAAGCG
- a CDS encoding penicillin-binding transpeptidase domain-containing protein, with product MSRATPQVRKSIAVAMFLLLAAIVALVGRIAWVQFVEGRHLAEKSRTQLRDSKLLQSPRGTIFDRSGRELAISSLRKSLYVNPREFNKEPAAMAAKLAPILDMKTEAVRDRLLAGGSFVWLKRTLEPEAAQKVVDLIKAENIRGLSFIEESKRYYPNDGLAAQVLGFVGTDDVGLSGIEMALDKTIKGELVRQAVDTDSYGIPILRSSVMFKPVKQGKSVYLTIDSAIQFIVEQSLDKVMARTQARGATVIIMNPRTGEILAMASRPGFDPNRFYRYGAGEWKNRAVSVIYEPGSTFKAVVAAAALQEKVIGMNEWFVDNGYIEVSGRRIKNWSGDSYGTVPFIDVIKNSINTSFVQIGLRLGAERLNNYARAFGFGQATDIELPGEEEGLLFKSQDMRDSDLATMAIGQSIAVTPLQLLTAVSAIANDGVLVKPYIIKEIYNADGSLASATPTQRVRQVISPETSKLLTGLMEKVISEGGGRRAAVKGYRFAGKTGTAERLKESGGGYEAGRYIASFVGFGPTEDPQVAALVVIDDPVGAYYGGEIAAPVFGEIMNQVMRYLTIRPHNAAELASVPAARPSPPALAPAKQAVAPAVKPGPGKVATPNVLGRSMRDAGDLLAGAGLVFVPVGSGVAVRQTVPPNTIVNPGAEVTVYFEPR from the coding sequence GCACGATTTTTGACCGGAGCGGCCGCGAACTGGCCATAAGTAGTCTTCGCAAGTCGCTGTACGTTAATCCCCGCGAGTTTAACAAGGAGCCGGCCGCAATGGCGGCGAAGCTGGCCCCCATCCTGGATATGAAGACAGAGGCGGTGCGCGACAGGCTGCTGGCGGGAGGAAGCTTCGTCTGGCTGAAGCGGACGCTGGAGCCGGAGGCGGCCCAGAAGGTTGTCGATCTCATCAAGGCGGAGAATATTCGCGGCCTCAGTTTTATCGAAGAGAGCAAACGCTATTATCCCAACGACGGCCTGGCGGCCCAGGTGCTGGGGTTTGTCGGCACCGACGATGTCGGCCTGAGCGGGATCGAGATGGCGCTCGATAAGACGATTAAGGGCGAACTTGTGAGACAGGCGGTGGATACCGACAGCTACGGCATCCCCATTCTGCGGTCGAGCGTGATGTTCAAGCCGGTGAAACAGGGCAAGAGCGTTTATCTGACCATCGACAGCGCCATCCAGTTCATCGTCGAGCAGAGCCTGGACAAGGTGATGGCGCGGACGCAGGCCCGCGGCGCCACGGTTATTATTATGAACCCGCGCACCGGCGAGATCCTGGCGATGGCGTCGCGGCCGGGGTTCGACCCCAACCGCTTTTACCGTTACGGGGCCGGGGAGTGGAAGAACAGGGCCGTTTCGGTAATCTATGAGCCCGGTTCGACCTTCAAGGCGGTGGTGGCTGCGGCTGCCCTGCAGGAAAAGGTGATCGGGATGAACGAGTGGTTCGTCGATAACGGCTATATCGAGGTGTCGGGCCGCCGCATCAAGAACTGGAGCGGCGACAGCTACGGAACGGTGCCGTTCATCGATGTGATCAAGAATTCGATCAACACGAGCTTCGTCCAGATTGGCCTCCGGCTGGGGGCGGAGCGGCTGAATAACTACGCCCGCGCTTTCGGGTTCGGACAGGCTACCGATATCGAGCTGCCCGGCGAGGAAGAGGGGCTGCTGTTCAAGTCCCAGGATATGCGCGATTCCGACCTGGCCACGATGGCCATCGGCCAGAGTATCGCCGTTACGCCTCTGCAGCTGCTGACGGCGGTGTCGGCGATCGCCAACGACGGCGTACTGGTCAAGCCGTATATAATCAAGGAAATATACAACGCCGACGGCTCGCTGGCGTCGGCCACGCCCACGCAGCGGGTGCGGCAGGTGATAAGTCCCGAAACGTCCAAGCTGCTCACCGGCCTGATGGAGAAGGTCATCAGCGAAGGCGGCGGGAGGCGGGCGGCCGTGAAGGGTTATCGCTTCGCCGGTAAGACGGGTACGGCTGAAAGGCTGAAGGAGAGCGGCGGCGGCTACGAGGCCGGGCGCTATATCGCATCTTTCGTAGGTTTCGGGCCGACGGAGGATCCGCAGGTGGCGGCGCTGGTCGTCATCGACGACCCGGTGGGCGCGTATTACGGCGGCGAGATTGCCGCGCCGGTTTTCGGGGAGATTATGAATCAGGTGATGCGCTATCTCACTATCCGCCCGCATAACGCCGCCGAACTGGCCAGCGTGCCGGCGGCGCGGCCGTCCCCGCCGGCGCTGGCCCCGGCCAAACAGGCGGTGGCGCCGGCCGTGAAGCCTGGACCGGGTAAGGTGGCGACGCCTAATGTCCTCGGCCGGAGTATGCGCGACGCGGGGGATCTCCTGGCCGGGGCGGGACTGGTTTTTGTGCCGGTGGGCAGCGGCGTGGCGGTCAGGCAGACGGTGCCGCCGAACACTATCGTCAATCCGGGCGCGGAAGTGACCGTTTATTTCGAACCCAGGTAG
- a CDS encoding amidohydrolase, with translation MLALTGGTVLTMAGPALQGGTVLIEGGRVVAVGERVAVPAAATVIDAAGRYVTPGIIDAHTHLGVYTESYAWAGEEVNETSKPTTPEMDVIDAINPDDAGLADALAGGVTTVMVAPGSANPVGGQCSVIKTRRRAAVEEMLLKRHAGLKIAFGENPRRVYGEQKKAPVTRMATAALVRETLLRAKDYLARAGEKDWKYDLGLEAAARVLRGEMPLRAHAHRADDIVTALRIAAEFGVEVIVEHATEGHNIAELLAARQAKLVVGPNLTTRSKLELKDRSFAAPAVLAAHGVRFALMSDHPVLPAAFLPVYAGLAVRFGLPEEQALKAITAEAADILGVGNRVGRIAPGLDADVVVWDGPPLAVTSRPRLVVLDGAVGEIDAAQTISAWRE, from the coding sequence ATGCTGGCTTTGACGGGAGGAACGGTGCTGACGATGGCCGGGCCGGCCCTGCAAGGCGGCACGGTGCTGATCGAGGGCGGCAGGGTTGTCGCCGTCGGCGAGCGTGTGGCCGTGCCGGCGGCGGCGACCGTCATCGACGCGGCCGGCCGGTACGTGACGCCGGGGATTATCGACGCCCACACCCATCTTGGGGTGTATACCGAGTCGTATGCCTGGGCGGGGGAAGAGGTCAACGAGACCAGCAAGCCGACAACACCGGAGATGGACGTCATCGACGCCATTAACCCCGACGACGCCGGCCTGGCCGACGCCTTGGCCGGAGGAGTGACGACGGTCATGGTGGCGCCGGGGAGCGCCAACCCGGTGGGCGGCCAGTGCAGCGTCATCAAGACCCGCCGCCGCGCGGCGGTGGAGGAGATGCTGCTCAAGCGCCACGCCGGACTGAAGATTGCCTTCGGAGAGAACCCCCGGCGGGTTTACGGCGAGCAGAAAAAAGCCCCCGTCACCAGGATGGCGACCGCCGCTCTGGTGCGGGAGACGCTGCTCAGGGCGAAAGATTACCTCGCCCGCGCCGGCGAGAAGGACTGGAAGTACGATCTCGGCCTGGAGGCGGCGGCCAGGGTGCTGCGGGGCGAGATGCCTCTTCGGGCTCACGCCCATCGGGCGGACGATATCGTCACCGCGCTCAGGATTGCGGCCGAGTTCGGCGTGGAGGTAATCGTCGAGCACGCCACCGAAGGGCATAATATCGCCGAGCTGCTGGCCGCAAGGCAGGCAAAGCTGGTGGTGGGCCCCAACCTGACCACCCGCAGCAAGCTCGAGCTTAAGGACCGCAGCTTCGCAGCCCCGGCGGTGCTCGCCGCCCATGGCGTCCGCTTCGCCCTGATGAGCGACCACCCGGTGCTGCCTGCGGCTTTTCTGCCCGTGTATGCCGGGCTGGCGGTGCGGTTCGGTCTCCCTGAGGAGCAGGCGCTCAAGGCGATCACGGCCGAAGCGGCCGACATCCTCGGGGTCGGTAACAGGGTGGGCCGCATCGCGCCCGGCCTGGACGCGGATGTGGTGGTGTGGGACGGGCCGCCGCTGGCGGTGACTTCGCGGCCGCGGCTGGTCGTACTCGACGGTGCGGTGGGCGAAATCGACGCCGCCCAGACGATTTCCGCCTGGCGAGAATAG
- the hypB gene encoding hydrogenase nickel incorporation protein HypB, which translates to MEIKVMANILDKNDQIAAAVNAQLSRRGIFVLNLLGSPGSGKTALLERTIAALKDELSMAVIEGDLFTDKDAERIARQGVPVVQINTGGGCHLDASMVRGVLDRLDLERLELLIIENVGNLVCPAEFNIGEDMKATVLSVTEGEDKPLKYPLVFKQAGAAVVNKIDLLPYTSFDLAAATEDIMSINPQITLITASCRTGEGLEAWYDWLRAQVAVKKAAAGREGI; encoded by the coding sequence ATGGAAATCAAAGTTATGGCCAATATCCTCGATAAAAACGACCAAATCGCCGCCGCAGTAAATGCGCAGCTTTCGCGCCGCGGCATCTTCGTTCTCAACCTGCTGGGGTCGCCCGGCTCGGGCAAGACGGCGCTGCTGGAAAGGACGATCGCCGCCCTCAAGGACGAGCTGTCCATGGCGGTCATCGAGGGCGACCTGTTCACCGATAAGGACGCCGAACGCATCGCCCGCCAGGGGGTGCCGGTGGTGCAGATCAACACCGGCGGCGGCTGCCACCTCGACGCCAGCATGGTCAGGGGCGTCCTGGACAGGCTGGACCTGGAGCGTCTCGAACTGCTGATAATCGAGAATGTCGGCAACCTCGTCTGCCCGGCCGAGTTCAACATCGGCGAGGATATGAAGGCGACGGTGCTCAGCGTCACCGAGGGCGAGGACAAGCCGCTCAAATACCCGCTGGTTTTCAAGCAGGCCGGCGCCGCTGTCGTGAACAAGATCGACCTGCTGCCCTATACCAGCTTCGATCTGGCCGCCGCGACCGAGGATATCATGAGCATCAACCCGCAGATAACGCTTATAACGGCGTCGTGCCGCACCGGCGAAGGCCTGGAGGCCTGGTACGACTGGCTGCGGGCCCAGGTTGCGGTCAAGAAGGCTGCCGCCGGCCGGGAGGGAATTTAA
- the hypA gene encoding hydrogenase maturation nickel metallochaperone HypA yields the protein MHEMAIAQGILDIVLQAAAENDAAAVVRIKLQVGEMTEVVPEALTFCFASLAAGTAAAAAELEVEVMPLVGRCRDCGREFRVERFRFLCPGCGSAGVEIVSGRELRVEHLEVE from the coding sequence ATGCATGAGATGGCAATCGCCCAGGGAATCCTGGATATAGTGCTGCAGGCCGCGGCGGAAAATGACGCCGCGGCCGTCGTCCGCATCAAGCTGCAGGTGGGGGAGATGACCGAGGTGGTGCCTGAGGCGCTTACCTTCTGTTTCGCTTCGCTGGCGGCCGGGACGGCTGCTGCTGCTGCCGAGCTGGAGGTGGAGGTTATGCCACTCGTCGGCAGGTGCCGGGACTGCGGCCGCGAATTCCGCGTGGAGCGGTTCCGCTTCCTGTGTCCCGGATGCGGGTCGGCGGGGGTGGAGATCGTCTCCGGGCGGGAACTCCGGGTGGAGCATTTGGAGGTGGAATAA
- the polX gene encoding DNA polymerase/3'-5' exonuclease PolX: MADKQALAGIFAEIAVLLELKGENPFKIRAYETAARTLEELDGDLESFVASGRMDATKGIGQALGLKIREFLAAGRLAYYEELKASVPSVLFELVKIPGLGPKKALQLHEKLGVNSIGELEYACRENRLVTLPGFGAKTQERILQGIDYVKRFQGQFLLADALPLAAKIAAWLEGQPGVERAAVAGSIRRRKETVKDIDIVVAAAEPAAAMELVGALPGVEAVLGQGPTKTSVKLANGMNMDVRAVRPEEFAAALHHFTGSKEHHVGLRGLAKDKGLKINEYGIETAAGERLPVADEAAFYRALGLAYIEPELREGLGEIGAAAAGALPALVSAEDIRGVFHVHTTFSDGSATPAEMAAAARERGWGYLGVSDHSRTAVYAHGLRLETVDEQRREIERLNAANPDFRLLAAIECDILPDGSLDYPDEVLAAFDFVIASVHSAFRQSEADMTRRIIRAMENRYVGVLGHPTGRILLARDGYGVDLGAVVAAAAATGTVIEINASPYRLDLDWRWCRKAKEAGVLLAVNPDAHAPAELDYVAYGVAMARKGWLTAADIVNTRPAAEALALLRRKRN; the protein is encoded by the coding sequence ATGGCGGATAAGCAAGCGCTGGCAGGGATTTTCGCCGAGATTGCCGTGCTGCTGGAGTTGAAAGGGGAAAATCCCTTCAAGATACGGGCGTACGAGACGGCTGCACGGACTCTGGAGGAGCTCGACGGCGACCTGGAGAGCTTTGTGGCCAGCGGCCGGATGGATGCGACCAAGGGGATCGGTCAGGCGCTCGGCCTCAAGATCCGCGAGTTTTTGGCCGCCGGCCGGCTGGCGTATTACGAGGAACTGAAGGCGTCCGTGCCGTCGGTGCTGTTCGAGCTGGTCAAAATCCCCGGGCTGGGGCCGAAGAAGGCGCTGCAGCTCCATGAGAAGCTGGGCGTCAACTCGATCGGGGAGCTGGAGTATGCCTGCCGCGAGAACCGGCTGGTGACGCTCCCCGGATTCGGCGCCAAGACCCAGGAGCGGATTCTGCAGGGGATCGACTACGTGAAACGGTTCCAGGGCCAGTTTCTTCTGGCTGACGCCTTGCCGCTGGCGGCGAAGATCGCCGCCTGGCTGGAGGGCCAGCCGGGGGTGGAGAGGGCGGCGGTGGCCGGCAGCATCCGCCGCCGTAAGGAGACGGTAAAGGATATCGATATCGTCGTGGCGGCGGCCGAGCCGGCGGCGGCGATGGAGCTCGTGGGCGCGCTGCCCGGCGTGGAAGCGGTGCTTGGCCAGGGGCCGACCAAGACGAGCGTCAAGCTGGCCAACGGCATGAATATGGATGTGCGCGCCGTGAGGCCGGAGGAGTTTGCCGCCGCGCTGCACCACTTTACGGGCAGCAAGGAGCACCATGTCGGTCTGCGGGGCCTTGCCAAGGACAAGGGGCTGAAGATCAACGAGTATGGCATTGAGACGGCAGCCGGCGAGCGGCTGCCGGTGGCCGACGAAGCGGCTTTCTACCGGGCGCTGGGGCTTGCTTATATAGAGCCTGAGCTGCGCGAGGGGCTGGGCGAGATCGGGGCCGCCGCCGCCGGTGCGCTGCCCGCCTTGGTAAGCGCGGAGGATATCCGCGGCGTTTTCCATGTGCACACGACTTTTTCCGACGGCAGCGCGACGCCGGCGGAGATGGCGGCAGCCGCGCGGGAGCGGGGCTGGGGGTATCTGGGGGTGAGCGACCACAGCCGCACGGCGGTGTATGCCCACGGCCTCAGGCTGGAGACGGTGGACGAGCAGCGCCGCGAGATCGAGCGGCTGAACGCGGCCAACCCCGATTTCCGGCTGCTGGCGGCCATCGAGTGCGACATACTGCCTGACGGGTCGCTCGACTACCCGGACGAGGTGCTGGCGGCGTTCGATTTCGTCATCGCCTCCGTCCATTCCGCCTTCCGCCAGAGCGAGGCTGACATGACGCGCCGGATCATCCGCGCGATGGAGAATCGCTATGTGGGCGTTCTCGGCCATCCCACCGGCCGGATACTGCTGGCCAGGGACGGCTACGGCGTCGACCTGGGCGCTGTCGTCGCCGCGGCGGCGGCCACGGGGACGGTTATCGAAATCAACGCCAGTCCCTACCGCCTTGACCTTGACTGGCGGTGGTGCCGCAAGGCGAAGGAGGCGGGGGTGCTGCTGGCGGTCAACCCCGACGCCCATGCGCCGGCCGAGCTCGATTATGTGGCGTACGGCGTCGCCATGGCCCGCAAGGGGTGGCTGACAGCCGCCGATATCGTGAACACGCGGCCGGCGGCCGAGGCGCTGGCGCTGCTGCGGCGGAAAAGGAACTAA
- a CDS encoding hydrogenase maturation protease, which yields MGRTVVVGFGNLLMSDDGVGIHVVRELATRTLPPGVDTVDGGVASLDILGSLLDAARIIIVDALAGGGEPGSVYRLTPDDIGTAAAPPGYSLHEFTLPQTLALLARSATLPPIVIFGVEPAGMDMGLELSPPVAAAARRVADLIAAELGGLDDA from the coding sequence ATGGGACGAACGGTGGTTGTCGGGTTCGGCAATCTGTTGATGAGTGACGATGGGGTGGGTATCCATGTCGTGCGCGAGCTGGCGACAAGAACGTTGCCTCCCGGCGTGGACACGGTGGATGGCGGCGTGGCGTCGCTGGATATACTGGGTTCGCTGCTTGACGCCGCCAGGATTATCATTGTCGACGCCCTCGCGGGCGGCGGCGAACCGGGATCGGTCTACCGCCTGACGCCGGACGATATTGGGACGGCAGCCGCGCCCCCCGGTTATTCGCTGCACGAATTCACCCTTCCCCAGACTCTGGCGCTCCTGGCCCGGTCGGCCACGCTGCCGCCCATCGTTATTTTCGGGGTGGAGCCGGCCGGCATGGACATGGGACTGGAGCTGTCGCCGCCGGTTGCGGCCGCGGCGAGGAGGGTGGCGGACTTGATCGCCGCGGAATTGGGAGGCTTAGACGATGCATGA